The following coding sequences lie in one Nonomuraea muscovyensis genomic window:
- a CDS encoding PPOX class F420-dependent oxidoreductase: MAELPEGVRALFDAPNYATVTSLNPDGAPQSTVVWVRTDGDDVLFSTVAGRQKPRNFARDPRTSLLVIDPANPYRYAEVRGRVTMEDDPEGTLIQELSRKYTGKPWEDAPGVQRLIVRVTPERVVLRG, from the coding sequence ATGGCGGAGCTGCCTGAAGGCGTGCGCGCGCTGTTCGACGCACCCAACTATGCGACGGTGACCAGCCTCAATCCCGATGGCGCGCCGCAGAGCACGGTGGTGTGGGTGCGCACCGACGGGGACGACGTGCTGTTCTCGACCGTCGCCGGCCGGCAGAAGCCGCGCAACTTCGCGCGCGATCCGCGCACCAGCCTGCTCGTCATCGACCCCGCCAACCCCTACCGGTACGCCGAGGTGCGCGGGCGCGTGACCATGGAGGACGACCCGGAAGGGACCCTCATCCAGGAGTTGTCCCGCAAGTACACGGGCAAGCCGTGGGAGGACGCGCCGGGGGTTCAGCGGCTGATCGTCAGGGTCACACCGGAAAGGGTCGTCCTGCGAGGGTGA
- the cysS gene encoding cysteine--tRNA ligase translates to MSLHLYDTSARAVREFVPVEAGRASIYLCGATVQAPPHIGHIRSGVNFDVLRRWLMRSGYEVTFCRNVTDIDDKIIRVSAEGGVPWFVVAERNQRAFTWAYDTLGCLPPTAEPRATGHVPEMIVLMERLIERGHAYASGGDVYFDVMSYADHYGKLSNQKPENMRAAADTDDESCKRDPRDFALWKGAKPGEPTWPTPWGPGRPGWHLECSAMATKYLGPTFDIHGGGIDLIFPHHENEIAQSQAAGDGFARYWMHNGMLKIGAEKMSKSLGNSLLIPEMVQKVRPVELRYYLAAPHYRSSIEYSEEALQEAAAAYQRIEGFVTRAAEVIHDVDADAPLPQAFVEALNDDLGTPQALAVVHEVVREGNVALAHGDKEAVARLLAETQNMLDVLGLDPRSAQWRSAGSDLKPVVDALVKVALEQRQAARARKDYAAADAIRDQLAAAGVTVEDTPHGARWELSR, encoded by the coding sequence GTGAGCCTGCACCTGTACGACACCAGCGCACGAGCCGTCCGCGAGTTCGTTCCGGTCGAAGCCGGCCGGGCGTCGATCTACCTGTGTGGGGCGACCGTGCAGGCGCCGCCGCACATCGGGCACATCCGCTCGGGCGTGAACTTCGACGTGCTGCGGCGCTGGCTCATGCGTTCCGGCTACGAGGTGACGTTCTGCCGCAACGTCACCGACATCGACGACAAGATCATCAGAGTGTCGGCCGAGGGCGGCGTGCCCTGGTTCGTGGTGGCCGAGCGCAACCAGCGGGCCTTCACCTGGGCCTACGACACGCTCGGCTGCCTGCCGCCCACCGCCGAGCCGCGCGCCACGGGCCACGTGCCCGAGATGATCGTGCTGATGGAGCGGCTGATCGAGCGCGGCCACGCCTACGCCTCCGGTGGCGACGTCTACTTCGACGTCATGTCCTACGCCGACCACTACGGCAAGCTCTCCAACCAGAAGCCGGAGAACATGCGGGCGGCCGCCGACACCGACGACGAGTCGTGCAAGCGCGACCCGCGCGACTTCGCCCTGTGGAAGGGCGCCAAGCCCGGCGAGCCGACCTGGCCCACCCCGTGGGGCCCCGGGCGTCCGGGCTGGCACCTGGAGTGCTCGGCCATGGCCACCAAATACCTGGGGCCGACGTTCGACATCCATGGCGGCGGGATCGACCTGATCTTCCCGCACCACGAGAACGAGATCGCCCAGTCGCAGGCGGCGGGCGACGGGTTCGCCCGCTACTGGATGCACAACGGCATGCTCAAGATCGGTGCCGAGAAGATGAGCAAGTCGCTGGGCAACTCCCTGCTCATCCCCGAGATGGTGCAGAAGGTGCGGCCGGTCGAGCTGCGCTACTACCTCGCGGCGCCGCACTACCGCTCCTCGATCGAATACTCGGAGGAGGCGCTGCAGGAGGCGGCTGCCGCCTACCAGCGCATCGAGGGCTTCGTGACGCGGGCCGCCGAGGTCATCCACGACGTCGACGCCGACGCGCCGCTGCCCCAGGCGTTCGTCGAGGCGCTGAACGACGACCTGGGCACTCCGCAGGCGCTCGCCGTGGTGCACGAGGTGGTGCGCGAGGGCAACGTGGCGCTCGCCCACGGCGACAAGGAGGCGGTCGCCCGCCTGCTCGCCGAGACGCAGAACATGCTGGACGTCCTCGGCCTCGACCCGCGCTCGGCGCAGTGGCGCTCGGCCGGGTCCGACCTCAAGCCGGTGGTCGACGCGCTGGTGAAGGTGGCGCTGGAGCAGCGCCAGGCCGCCAGGGCCCGCAAGGACTACGCCGCGGCCGACGCCATCCGCGACCAGCTGGCCGCGGCCGGCGTCACCGTGGAGGACACCCCGCACGGTGCCCGCTGGGAGCTCAGCCGCTGA
- a CDS encoding hemerythrin domain-containing protein, with amino-acid sequence MSVARRLPGDPYPDLTSARIVHRAWRHDLARLADLATTLEAEAAARAPQDDNAASGDAISRRRAAAVRDYVTVLCHELARQGKGEARIVWPLVDTSAGAAIDMAPYRAERRRLAPLVENLCTTVGDFARAPSARVADLAAALRETRDALEEHFSYLEQDILPMIHSYVTMDHYEAAERRMWRSLGLVRLARVLPWLARVATPEETRHLKRRNGLVGRVILTVLGPVYANLERRVFGSPAPDDVSG; translated from the coding sequence GTGAGCGTGGCTCGACGCCTCCCGGGTGATCCTTATCCTGACCTCACCAGCGCGCGGATCGTCCACCGGGCGTGGCGCCACGACCTCGCGAGACTGGCCGACCTGGCCACGACGCTGGAGGCCGAAGCCGCCGCGCGAGCACCCCAGGACGACAATGCGGCGTCCGGTGACGCCATCTCGCGGCGCCGGGCCGCCGCCGTCCGCGACTACGTCACCGTGCTCTGCCACGAGCTGGCCCGGCAGGGCAAGGGCGAGGCGCGGATCGTGTGGCCCCTCGTGGACACCTCGGCCGGCGCGGCCATCGACATGGCCCCCTACCGTGCGGAGCGCAGGCGGCTGGCCCCGCTGGTCGAGAACCTGTGCACCACCGTCGGCGACTTCGCCCGCGCGCCCTCGGCCCGCGTGGCCGACCTCGCCGCGGCCCTGCGCGAGACGCGCGACGCGCTCGAGGAGCATTTCAGCTACCTGGAGCAGGACATCCTGCCCATGATCCACAGCTACGTCACCATGGACCACTACGAGGCCGCGGAGCGGCGCATGTGGCGGTCGCTGGGGCTGGTCCGGCTCGCCAGGGTGCTGCCATGGCTGGCGCGGGTCGCGACGCCCGAGGAGACGCGCCACCTGAAGCGCAGGAACGGGCTCGTCGGCCGGGTCATCCTGACGGTGCTCGGCCCGGTGTACGCGAACCTGGAGCGCCGGGTGTTCGGCTCCCCGGCGCCCGACGACGTCAGCGGCTGA
- a CDS encoding TetR/AcrR family transcriptional regulator, with protein sequence MGTAERLIASTQQLLWERGYVGTSPKMIQQHAGAGQGSMYHHFAGKPDLALQAIRRSAEELRSQAEEKFREPGPAYARIAAYMLREREALRGCRVGRLAHDPEVVASPILREPLAETFAYLRRRIEELLVEGRERGEFAEAMVAAEVAAALVAVVQGAYVLAQSAGSVEVFEQAVRGGLHLLAAYTA encoded by the coding sequence GTGGGAACGGCGGAACGACTCATCGCGAGCACGCAGCAGCTCCTGTGGGAGCGCGGATACGTGGGCACCAGCCCCAAGATGATCCAGCAGCACGCCGGGGCCGGCCAAGGAAGCATGTACCACCACTTCGCCGGCAAGCCCGACCTGGCGCTCCAGGCCATTCGCCGGAGTGCGGAGGAGCTGCGGTCCCAGGCGGAGGAGAAGTTCCGCGAGCCCGGCCCCGCGTACGCGCGGATCGCCGCCTACATGCTGCGTGAGCGCGAGGCGCTGCGCGGCTGCCGCGTCGGGCGCCTGGCGCACGATCCGGAGGTGGTGGCGAGCCCGATCCTCCGGGAGCCACTGGCCGAGACGTTCGCCTATCTGCGCCGCCGGATCGAGGAGTTGCTCGTCGAAGGCCGCGAACGGGGCGAGTTCGCCGAGGCGATGGTCGCCGCCGAGGTGGCCGCCGCGCTCGTGGCGGTGGTGCAGGGCGCCTACGTGCTGGCCCAGTCGGCGGGATCGGTGGAGGTGTTCGAGCAGGCGGTTCGTGGAGGGCTGCACCTGCTCGCCGCCTACACGGCCTGA
- the rlmB gene encoding 23S rRNA (guanosine(2251)-2'-O)-methyltransferase RlmB yields MAAGGRSSGRPAKKKGPSKGAGGQGRRGLEGRGATPPAEMRHWYKDKARTERIAREERGGQRRPAAPRQRRSDDAPEYIGGRNPVLEALLAGVPANALYVAQRIDNDDRVRNAIKIATERGIALLEATRDKLDRLTEQSVHQGIALQIPPYDYAHPSELVEIAHDAAEVPLIVALDGVTDPRNLGAIARSATAFGAHGLMIPSRRSAGVTGGAWKTSAGTLANLRVARSANLTAALREYRDAGLFVIGLDGEGRTDIGDVGLLSEPLVIVVGSEGKGLSRLVREHCDVVARIPMSTAAESLNAGVAAGVALYEVARHRRR; encoded by the coding sequence ATGGCAGCTGGGGGTAGGTCGTCGGGCAGGCCCGCGAAGAAGAAGGGCCCGTCCAAGGGCGCCGGAGGGCAGGGGCGCCGCGGCCTCGAAGGCAGGGGCGCGACCCCGCCCGCCGAGATGCGTCACTGGTACAAGGACAAGGCGCGCACCGAGCGCATCGCCCGCGAGGAGCGCGGCGGCCAGCGCCGTCCCGCCGCACCCCGGCAGCGCCGCTCCGACGACGCCCCCGAATACATCGGCGGCCGCAACCCCGTCCTGGAGGCGCTGCTCGCGGGAGTCCCGGCCAACGCCCTCTACGTCGCCCAGCGCATCGACAACGACGACCGCGTCCGCAACGCCATCAAGATCGCGACCGAGCGTGGCATCGCGCTGCTGGAGGCCACCCGCGACAAGCTCGACCGCCTCACCGAGCAGTCCGTCCACCAGGGCATCGCGCTGCAGATCCCGCCCTACGACTACGCCCACCCGTCGGAGCTCGTGGAGATCGCCCACGACGCGGCCGAGGTGCCCCTCATCGTGGCCCTCGACGGCGTCACCGACCCCCGCAACCTCGGCGCCATCGCCCGCTCCGCCACCGCCTTCGGCGCCCACGGCCTGATGATCCCCTCCCGGCGCTCGGCCGGCGTCACCGGCGGCGCCTGGAAGACCTCCGCCGGCACCCTCGCCAACCTCCGCGTCGCCCGCTCCGCCAACCTCACGGCCGCCCTGCGCGAATACCGCGACGCCGGCCTGTTCGTCATCGGCCTCGACGGCGAGGGCCGCACCGACATCGGCGACGTCGGCCTCCTGTCGGAGCCCCTGGTGATCGTCGTGGGATCCGAGGGCAAGGGCCTGTCCCGCCTGGTGCGCGAGCACTGCGACGTGGTGGCCCGCATCCCGATGAGCACGGCCGCCGAGTCACTCAACGCGGGCGTGGCCGCCGGGGTCGCACTCTACGAGGTCGCTCGTCACAGACGCCGCTAG
- a CDS encoding tyrosine-type recombinase/integrase — translation MSTKKRGQNEDSIYKDGDRWRGAVSLGYGPDGKRLRKKVSGKTRAEVVEKIRKLKETLAKGAPVPDDRMTVGAFLDRWLQHLPGHISDGTLDDYEDTVRLHLKPGLGRHRLTKLTVAQVDALWQAKRTAGYKANSIRNMRAVLRKALGQAEREGLVVRNVAALSMPPRVPVEEGRTLTVEEGKMLLGTAADHRMGVLILLALVFGLRRGEALGLMWNAFDPDARTLRVTHSVKRLKNRDPNATAKTRIVISELKTKRSRRVLCLTPELVEAIRRHKAAHNHERLKAGENWMEHGLMFPTAFGNPSDPDTFSHLFSRLARKAGLGHWHPHELRHSGASLMLAQGTPLHVVSEVLGHASISITKDVYGHLLEGDRRAATEAISSALLGKQAPVAPKVAPEDAEDTG, via the coding sequence ATGAGCACCAAGAAGCGCGGCCAGAACGAGGACTCGATCTACAAGGATGGCGACCGCTGGCGCGGTGCTGTCTCCCTCGGTTACGGACCGGACGGGAAGCGCCTCCGTAAGAAGGTCTCCGGCAAGACCCGCGCCGAAGTGGTCGAGAAGATCCGCAAGCTCAAGGAGACCCTGGCCAAGGGCGCTCCGGTTCCGGATGACCGGATGACGGTCGGCGCGTTCCTCGATCGCTGGCTACAGCACCTACCAGGCCACATCTCGGACGGGACCTTGGACGACTACGAGGACACCGTGCGCCTGCACCTCAAGCCCGGACTCGGCCGTCACAGGCTGACGAAGCTCACCGTAGCCCAGGTAGATGCCCTGTGGCAGGCCAAGCGCACGGCTGGCTACAAGGCGAACAGCATCCGCAACATGCGCGCCGTACTACGGAAAGCCCTGGGCCAGGCAGAACGGGAAGGCTTGGTCGTGCGAAACGTCGCGGCGCTGTCGATGCCTCCACGCGTGCCCGTCGAGGAAGGCCGGACGCTGACCGTTGAGGAAGGCAAGATGCTTCTCGGCACAGCCGCCGATCATCGCATGGGTGTCCTCATCCTCCTGGCCCTCGTCTTCGGCCTGCGTCGTGGCGAAGCACTCGGCCTGATGTGGAACGCTTTCGACCCGGACGCTCGTACCCTCCGCGTCACCCACTCCGTCAAGCGGCTCAAGAATCGCGACCCGAACGCCACGGCCAAGACCCGAATCGTGATCAGTGAACTCAAGACCAAGCGTTCACGCCGTGTTCTCTGCCTCACCCCTGAGCTGGTCGAGGCGATCAGGCGCCATAAGGCCGCCCACAACCATGAACGCCTCAAGGCAGGCGAGAACTGGATGGAGCACGGTCTGATGTTCCCTACGGCTTTCGGCAACCCGTCCGACCCGGACACCTTCTCGCACCTGTTCTCCCGGCTGGCAAGGAAAGCCGGGCTCGGTCACTGGCATCCGCACGAGCTGCGCCACTCCGGCGCGTCGCTCATGCTCGCTCAGGGCACCCCGCTGCACGTCGTGTCCGAAGTCCTCGGCCACGCCAGCATCTCGATCACGAAGGACGTCTACGGCCACCTGCTGGAGGGCGACCGGCGCGCGGCCACGGAGGCCATCTCCAGCGCTCTCCTGGGCAAACAGGCCCCGGTGGCTCCCAAGGTGGCTCCCGAAGACGCCGAAGACACCGGTTGA
- a CDS encoding helix-turn-helix domain-containing protein: MSAGISPVLLRPEEAAECLGIGRTKIYELIRSGALRFVRIGTLRRVPASALTEFVAHLEEEAA; this comes from the coding sequence ATGAGCGCTGGGATCAGCCCTGTTCTTCTCCGGCCAGAAGAAGCCGCAGAGTGCCTCGGCATCGGACGGACCAAGATCTACGAACTGATCCGCTCGGGTGCCCTCCGCTTCGTCCGCATCGGCACCCTTCGCCGAGTCCCGGCATCCGCACTCACCGAGTTCGTCGCCCATCTTGAGGAGGAAGCAGCATGA
- a CDS encoding replication initiator — MTDRSLPRAIRQAMPQAREVAVEVAKQYGVCIRPVPLKRLDVHTGRWEVVDVPCGATLDAKCPSCAKRNRQLRMAQCREGWHLDHEPAITPDEPTDEQRWLVKFRADLQARRDQAVSLGEDTADWDAAIEGVDAEIHEAGMRGNVLGHTVPKRTRSTRRRQDAPNLPKRRMAPTTLGRTFTSSDGKVYRPSLFVTLTLPSYGKVHDGVPVDPESYDYRRAARDALHFSKLVDRFVQNLRRVAGYDVQYFATVEPQKRLAPHLHMAIRGTLPRAEVKQIAAATYHQVWWPPADTVRFDGDHLPVWQDGAGYLDPATGEVLPTWHEALDQLDTDHDAQPLHVIRFGDQIDVKGVLAGTSDADQCIRYLSKYLTKSLADSLDTDNPAQRQHAARMVEALRFEPCSPRCPNWLRYGVQPKDAKPGMLPGHCRSKAHKPDHLGYAGRRVLVSRKWSNKTLAEHRQDRRTWVLEALGQPGEPADPHRYIWKPLPAGDANVPPLAMRLLRSVAERQRWRAHMAQLRAEADGQDLSATEGRVA, encoded by the coding sequence ATGACCGATCGCTCCCTACCCCGCGCCATCCGGCAGGCCATGCCACAGGCCCGCGAAGTGGCCGTGGAAGTCGCCAAACAGTACGGCGTCTGCATCCGCCCCGTCCCGCTCAAGCGGCTCGACGTCCACACCGGCCGCTGGGAAGTCGTGGACGTCCCGTGCGGGGCCACCCTCGACGCCAAGTGCCCGTCGTGCGCCAAGCGCAACCGGCAGCTCCGCATGGCACAGTGCCGTGAAGGCTGGCACCTCGACCACGAACCGGCCATCACCCCCGACGAGCCCACCGACGAACAGCGGTGGCTGGTCAAGTTCCGCGCCGACCTCCAGGCCCGCCGCGACCAGGCCGTATCGCTCGGTGAGGACACCGCCGACTGGGACGCCGCCATCGAGGGTGTTGACGCCGAGATCCACGAGGCGGGCATGCGCGGCAACGTGCTCGGCCATACCGTGCCGAAGCGCACCCGCTCGACCAGGCGGCGGCAGGACGCGCCGAACCTGCCCAAGCGCCGGATGGCGCCGACCACGCTCGGACGGACGTTCACCAGCTCGGACGGCAAGGTCTACCGACCCTCCCTCTTCGTCACGCTCACGCTGCCCTCCTACGGCAAGGTGCACGACGGCGTCCCGGTCGATCCGGAGAGCTACGACTACAGGCGCGCGGCTCGCGACGCGCTGCACTTCTCCAAGCTCGTGGACCGGTTCGTGCAGAACCTCCGCCGGGTCGCTGGCTATGACGTGCAGTACTTCGCCACCGTGGAGCCACAGAAGCGACTCGCCCCGCACCTGCACATGGCCATCCGCGGCACCCTCCCCAGGGCGGAGGTCAAGCAGATCGCGGCGGCCACCTACCACCAGGTGTGGTGGCCACCGGCCGACACGGTGCGCTTCGACGGCGACCACCTGCCTGTCTGGCAGGACGGGGCCGGCTACCTCGACCCGGCAACCGGCGAGGTCCTGCCCACCTGGCACGAAGCGCTCGACCAGCTTGACACCGACCACGACGCCCAACCCCTGCACGTGATCCGCTTCGGCGACCAGATCGACGTCAAGGGCGTCCTCGCCGGCACCTCGGACGCCGACCAATGCATCCGCTACCTGTCCAAGTACCTCACCAAGAGCCTCGCCGACAGCCTCGACACCGACAACCCCGCCCAGCGACAGCACGCCGCCCGGATGGTCGAGGCGCTGCGGTTCGAACCCTGCTCCCCGAGGTGCCCGAACTGGCTGCGCTACGGCGTACAACCCAAGGACGCCAAACCCGGCATGCTCCCCGGCCACTGCCGGAGCAAGGCCCACAAGCCCGACCACCTCGGGTACGCCGGGCGTCGCGTCCTGGTCTCCCGCAAGTGGTCCAACAAGACCCTCGCCGAACACCGGCAGGACCGCCGCACCTGGGTCCTGGAAGCCCTCGGCCAACCCGGCGAACCCGCCGACCCACACCGCTACATCTGGAAGCCGCTCCCCGCCGGAGATGCCAACGTGCCACCGCTCGCCATGCGCCTCCTCCGCTCGGTCGCCGAACGCCAACGCTGGCGCGCCCACATGGCGCAGCTACGAGCCGAAGCAGACGGCCAAGATCTCTCGGCAACTGAGGGGAGGGTGGCATGA
- a CDS encoding FtsK/SpoIIIE domain-containing protein, translating into MFKRLPGDEARNLVTTTPDTAVVFRPAVVTTPAIITIVIYTWRLLAGLVRAIWRHPVAVTTASTPATLALLYDWQTALLLSTPVPAGLAAWALTDRASFARWVGYRLLAWWRLVWVYRRHWHPVMTVSGLGRHLRGRDYLPRLDKVTCTSWADTVTVRMLDGQALKDWTDRTDHLAHGFGAPSCRVTVARAGRLTLTFPRRDPLATPLPALPIPAAPTMGPIEIGKQEDGQPWQLKVHGTHVLVAGATGAGKGSIIWSTIRALLPAVRAGLVEVWALDPKLMELSFGRPLFGDRYAATPQECADLLDQAVTVMQSRAARFAGLQRSHTATVEDPFVLVVVDEVAFLTAYQADRQLKQRISAALATLTTQGRAVGIGVMAALQDPRKEVMNIRNLFPDKIALRLDESEQVDMVLGDGARDRGALADHISPVPELGAGVGYVRLETSPDPIRVRAAYVSDDDIRDMAGGHEPGHHMPADGGRAA; encoded by the coding sequence ATGTTCAAGCGGCTGCCTGGTGACGAGGCGCGCAACCTCGTCACCACCACGCCCGACACGGCCGTCGTCTTCCGCCCGGCCGTCGTCACCACACCCGCCATCATCACCATCGTCATCTACACCTGGCGGCTGCTCGCCGGGCTCGTCCGCGCGATCTGGCGGCACCCCGTCGCGGTCACCACCGCGAGCACCCCCGCCACTCTCGCCCTGCTGTACGACTGGCAGACCGCGCTGCTCCTCAGCACGCCCGTCCCTGCCGGCCTGGCCGCTTGGGCGCTGACCGACCGAGCGAGCTTCGCCCGCTGGGTGGGTTACCGGCTGCTGGCCTGGTGGCGGCTCGTCTGGGTCTACCGGCGTCACTGGCACCCCGTCATGACCGTCTCCGGCCTCGGCCGGCACCTGAGAGGCCGCGACTACCTGCCTCGGCTCGACAAGGTCACCTGCACCTCCTGGGCCGACACCGTCACCGTCCGCATGCTCGACGGACAAGCCCTCAAGGACTGGACGGACCGCACCGACCACCTCGCCCACGGCTTCGGCGCCCCCTCCTGCCGCGTCACCGTCGCCAGAGCCGGCCGGCTCACCCTCACCTTCCCCCGACGCGACCCCCTGGCCACCCCCTTGCCAGCACTCCCGATCCCAGCGGCACCCACCATGGGGCCGATCGAGATCGGCAAACAGGAGGACGGCCAGCCGTGGCAGCTCAAGGTGCACGGCACTCACGTCCTGGTCGCGGGCGCCACCGGGGCCGGCAAGGGCTCGATCATCTGGTCCACCATCCGCGCCCTCCTCCCGGCCGTGCGGGCGGGCCTGGTGGAAGTGTGGGCGCTCGATCCCAAGCTGATGGAACTGTCCTTCGGCCGCCCCCTGTTCGGCGACCGGTACGCCGCCACACCCCAGGAGTGCGCCGACCTGCTCGACCAGGCCGTCACGGTCATGCAGTCCCGCGCGGCCCGGTTCGCCGGCCTCCAGCGCTCCCACACCGCGACCGTGGAGGACCCGTTCGTCCTGGTGGTCGTCGACGAGGTGGCGTTCCTGACCGCCTACCAGGCCGACCGGCAACTCAAGCAGCGCATCTCCGCCGCGCTGGCCACGCTCACCACCCAAGGGCGAGCGGTCGGCATCGGCGTCATGGCCGCCCTCCAGGACCCACGCAAGGAGGTCATGAACATCCGCAACCTGTTCCCCGACAAGATCGCCCTCCGCCTGGACGAGTCCGAGCAGGTGGACATGGTCCTCGGCGACGGCGCACGCGACCGGGGAGCCCTGGCCGACCACATCTCACCCGTCCCCGAACTCGGCGCCGGTGTCGGCTATGTCCGGCTGGAGACCTCGCCCGACCCGATCCGGGTCCGCGCCGCCTACGTCTCCGACGACGACATCCGCGACATGGCCGGCGGTCACGAACCCGGCCACCACATGCCCGCCGACGGCGGGAGGGCTGCATGA
- a CDS encoding plasmid replication, integration and excision activator, producing MALQGPIPVTFAMVFPHGCYVVGEVEPVKDFDASAGGRFVQARDKQTGELVWQVAVMDGDPTLKPAQKTVAVKILAPVQPVPPAPMPGLPFTPVEFDGLTVTPYVNAAGRLAYSIKVREMHAPRTTAPTTQTASKAPAGKDAA from the coding sequence ATGGCTCTGCAAGGTCCCATCCCCGTCACCTTCGCCATGGTCTTCCCGCACGGCTGCTACGTCGTCGGCGAGGTCGAGCCCGTCAAGGACTTCGACGCCTCCGCCGGCGGCCGGTTCGTGCAGGCCCGCGACAAGCAGACCGGTGAGCTGGTCTGGCAGGTCGCGGTCATGGACGGTGACCCAACCCTCAAGCCCGCCCAGAAGACGGTCGCGGTCAAGATCCTGGCCCCGGTGCAGCCGGTCCCACCCGCGCCCATGCCGGGACTGCCGTTCACACCGGTCGAGTTCGACGGCCTCACGGTCACGCCGTACGTCAACGCCGCCGGCCGTCTCGCCTACTCGATCAAGGTCCGCGAGATGCACGCACCCCGCACCACCGCCCCGACCACGCAGACCGCGAGCAAGGCTCCGGCCGGAAAGGATGCCGCCTGA
- a CDS encoding GntR family transcriptional regulator → MSLESVPPKYAQLVQALQRRIESGTYPPGSMLPSEHQLIQEFSVSRPTVVAALRVLREQGWIESQQGKGRFVRGRPAMATVESNRPGQAYLTSPETDAPGELIEAGAVALPNRMAALLDARPHSKAFLRRRLLAREGEPSELVSLWLPLELSEGTDLTSGEPLPQGIRQHLQSRKGIRFDHIVEQITARMPTAQEAKQLGMPKNVPLLAVFGAVRDASGRPLVAVEVLLPADRHELEDAYPVS, encoded by the coding sequence ATGTCGCTTGAGTCCGTGCCGCCGAAGTATGCGCAGCTTGTGCAGGCCCTTCAACGGCGTATCGAATCGGGAACCTACCCGCCCGGCTCCATGCTCCCCAGCGAGCACCAGCTCATCCAAGAGTTCAGCGTCTCCCGGCCCACCGTCGTGGCAGCGCTGCGGGTGCTGCGCGAACAGGGCTGGATCGAGTCCCAGCAGGGCAAGGGCCGCTTCGTGCGCGGCCGACCCGCCATGGCGACGGTGGAGTCCAACCGCCCCGGACAGGCATACCTGACCAGCCCGGAGACCGACGCCCCTGGTGAGCTGATCGAGGCCGGCGCAGTGGCGCTGCCCAACCGGATGGCGGCGCTGCTGGACGCGCGGCCCCACAGTAAGGCGTTCCTGCGTCGGCGGCTGCTCGCGCGCGAAGGCGAGCCGAGCGAACTCGTTTCGCTGTGGCTGCCGCTGGAACTGTCGGAGGGCACCGACCTGACCAGCGGCGAGCCATTGCCGCAGGGCATCCGGCAGCATCTCCAGTCGCGCAAGGGCATCCGTTTCGATCACATCGTGGAGCAGATCACCGCCCGTATGCCCACCGCCCAGGAGGCCAAGCAACTCGGCATGCCGAAGAACGTGCCGCTGCTGGCCGTCTTCGGTGCCGTCCGGGATGCCTCTGGCCGGCCGTTGGTGGCGGTGGAAGTGCTGCTTCCGGCGGATCGTCACGAGTTGGAAGACGCCTACCCGGTCAGCTGA